GAGCCCAGCAGACAGATAGAAGCCCATTATGAGTTAGTTACCTTGTCCAGTTTGTGCTTGAAGATGTTGAGCTGCTCATAGGTAAAGGGAATCTCATTCACAAGGTCCATCTGGGTGGCCAGCATGACGCCATCCACACAGGCCTCTAGCTCCCAATTCAGGTAGAAGATGAGGTTTTCATCCACTTTTTGGGGCTCCCGCCCTGGAGGGCAGGCTTTCTCTGGAGGGGCaggcaagagtcagaggcagttTGCTCTTCTCGACTCTCCCTTCTCCCACACCTACCATGACACATGACCTCAGTTTACCCACTGACAAAATGGTGCAATTCTATTCACCCTGTGAAGTTATGAATGACCAagctgaggaggcaggaagagccacTGGTTGAAGCAAATGAAACTCTACAATGCTAGATCCCTGTCCCTAGTGTCCTGTCTCAGGTCGCTACTCAACAGACATGGCTCTGGACTCACTCTCTGTGTCCCGCCTGAATCTTGGGAGCATGGCAGTCAGCTTAGGCCCCAGCCAGGAGGGGCCCCGGGAGATGTGTTGCAACCATTCAGCTATGACATCCTGAGGATTAAGCATAGTAGTTGAGCCTCAAAGCCCAGGAGCTTCAATGACAAGCCAGGTAGCATGATCTTACCTTGGGGATGCTATGGACGATGGACTCATCCAACACTGACAGCAGGCCCTGCAGAGCGTCCAGAGTGGAGACTGACCACTTTAATGGGGGGCTGTCCAGAAACAGGGGCCCAGCTCAGGGACTCAGAAGGTGGCCCCAGACAGAGATCAGGAGACAGAAACTGGGTCAGACAGTGTCTCTGCTGACAGATCAAGGAGTGCAGCCTCCTAGGGAACAAGACCTGACAGGATCCAGCAGGGGATATGCAGCCCTAGGAAACCCATTGTGGTGATGGATATCCTCACACATATCTGCCCATATGCTAAGCCATTCCTACTCACCCATACGGGGATCGTCCACTTCTCAGAGCTTCCCTGACTGCCTCTTCCTGGCCCTGGTCCAGGGGTCCTCGGCAGCCCGCCAGCCAGGGAAGAAGGACTTCCGAAGATTTGGTCACAAATTTCCCAGGCAGGTCACAGACCAGGCCTCCGAGAGCCTGAACATCTGCCTCGCTCACTTGAAAGTTATGCATGCCCTGCACACACAGCCGGCCTCAGTACCTTAGGGAAACCACCGAGCCCACTCCAtgctttgtctctgcctctagcAGATGGCAGCATTCCATACCTGGCATTCCAGAGCTGCAGGCAGCAGCCTCTGGCGCTCCAGAGATCTCTGTGGGAGCAAATCTACATTGGCTTTAGAGATGAGGGAGAAGAAGTGGGCACAGGCCTGTTGCCCCGGAAACATGGCTGGGCTACGGAGAGGGGATATGTGGATTACTgtgtatgtaaacacacacacacacacacacacacacacacacacacacacacacacacactccattgcCTGCCTCCCTGGCAAAGCCACCCAGAGACTATAAATTGTTGTCCAGGGCAAGGTGAGGGTTGAGGATATGGGAAGTGAGACCAAGTCCCCAACTTGAGACCTACTTAAGGAAGAGCAGCAGGTCCAGTGGGAGAGCATCCAGTTCCTCATTGGTGAGGTACTTAGGAAGGCGACGAGCCAGACAGCGCAGCTGCCAGGAGACCGGGACATGAAGCTCAGAATGTTCTCAGCCACAGCCTTCAAGGATGGCCTGGGGCAGCCCAGTTCTATTCCACCCTACAGGCCACACACTGTACCCTGACTCTGTTCACACAGCCTGTGGCATGAACATCCCACTGCCTAGAGAGCCAGGGACAGGCTTGCCTTGGTCTTGAATCCATATAGACTAGCCAGACCGACCTTCCTCTCCCCCATCCTGAGTCATGCCACCATTGACCATGTTTTGAGGACAGAGAAAGATGAGGGAGGTAAGGTCTCCAACAGAAGGACAGCAAGGTCATCTCAGATTTGAGAAAGGGTagcagcccctccctgggggggcagaggaggggggaAGGCATTCAGACACCCAGAGGTCTTCAGCCTAGTAGAGACACACCCAGTGGTCAACTTAGGCGGCAAGAGGAGTGGGGgacgtttacccaccaaccccacagctccccagagttttcttgagcatcaggaaatattagatagaaggatttatagtgcggagataaacagatagaaaataaaggagagcctcgagagggcctggaacctattccaacagcccgactggctctgccccagggtatttatagagatgccaaggggtggagcaaaagacctcctcacccagcacagccaagtgcagaccattccagatacctgcactcaggcccgtggccccaatcatcctctatgcggacctgctgggtaaaggaacctgaaaacgggctcccacagagGAGCTCTGAGAGGAGCCAGTGAGCCAAGATGAGATCCTGAGTTGAAGGGGGGCGGTGGTATCATAGAAACTAGTCACCAACTTCCCAGCCATGGTGCGTCTCCCTCACCCCACCGAAAGACCATGTTGGGGACCGACCTGATTCACTTGGAGGGTGATGTTCTTCCGCCTCACAGCCATAGCCAGCTCCTGGGCGCGCTTGATGCTCAGGCCAGATATGTCACCACAAGTGAGGTCAAGAAAGAGGCCGGCAGGGAGACTGTGGACAGGGCTGGGAGTCTGCACCCAACTCTGTCCCTCTTGAAGTGCTTCCCTGCCCAGAGGCCCCTCCCTTCAGGACCCTGGAGGCCCTCCCTGAGACAAGAAACAGCCTGGAGGGCACAGAGCAGGATCCTTCCCCCAGCCCTGAGCCAGCCAGGTGGGGAGGGAGGTAGGTAGAGAGATCAGACAAGACACAGAGGACATTGAGCTATGAAAATTTGGGAACCTGGCACCTGCTTATTCAGCCCACAAGGCCTCCTGAGCCCCCCAAAAGCTGCTGAACCCACCTGGCAAAGTCAGGGGTGCTGGTCAGTTCAGCACGGAGGAGTGCAGCCTCCTAGGGGACAAGGCATGGCTGACATTTCCCCAAGCACATAGGCGCTTCCTCGACTCTTTCGAGGTCCAGGTACTACCTGAGTCTGGCTACTTCGGGGGGCCTGTGACTTAACTCCCAAgggtctctctgcttcccaactcaGCTCCTTTCAGGGCCCAGCTGTAGCCAAGAGTCTGCTACTCTCTAGGCTTAGCAGCCCTTTGACCAACAGCCACCTTTGAAAACTGGTACTCAGAGATGTATGTATCCATGTGTAGAGTAGAGACAACGTAGCCCACAGCCCCAAGACTAGAAAATCCTTCTGGGTCCTCCAGGGCACCTCACCTGGCCCATCTTTGTAGCCTGGACCTGCAAAAGTGGCATCCACCCTGTGGGCAGAGGGTACACAGCTAGAGGCGAGGCCAGGGCAAAACTGGGCTCTCTGATCCCAGCCCTCTGCACACCCCCACggggtggagaaagagagagttaAGGCCCCTGCACCCCACTAAGTCATACAGCCTGTACTCCCAGCCCCTAATCCTCCTGGAACTCAGGCCACCTAGCAATGGCCCAAGGAGAAAGTCTGGGGCAGGTAGAGCCTTTTCCTGGGCTCCCTTACCTCTCTAGGGTGATTAGTGCACCCCATACTCACCGAGACTAAGGAGAAACAGTAGAAGGCATCGGCAGCAGATGGGGCTCCCACAGGACCCTAGCAGGAGTCGAACTGTTGGCGAGGCCATGGTCTGTGGATAACAATGGCTCTGAGGTTCCCAACTGTTCCAACCTTCACCCCACACCACTGTTTGGGGACAATGAGGGGCCTCTGGGCCTGGGAAAGCACCTGTCCAGCCTCCTACTGTCTATCTAGTGTCCAACCACC
Above is a window of Onychomys torridus chromosome 8, mOncTor1.1, whole genome shotgun sequence DNA encoding:
- the LOC118590000 gene encoding mesothelin-like isoform X1 gives rise to the protein MASPTVRLLLGSCGSPICCRCLLLFLLSLGWMPLLQVQATKMGQEAALLRAELTSTPDFASPVHSLPAGLFLDLTCGDISGLSIKRAQELAMAVRRKNITLQVNQLRCLARRLPKYLTNEELDALPLDLLLFLNPAMFPGQQACAHFFSLISKANVDLLPQRSLERQRLLPAALECQGMHNFQVSEADVQALGGLVCDLPGKFVTKSSEVLLPWLAGCRGPLDQGQEEAVREALRSGRSPYGPPLKWSVSTLDALQGLLSVLDESIVHSIPKDVIAEWLQHISRGPSWLGPKLTAMLPRFRRDTEKKACPPGREPQKVDENLIFYLNWELEACVDGVMLATQMDLVNEIPFTYEQLNIFKHKLDKTYPQGYPESLIQQLGHFFRYISPEDIRQWNVTSPETVKTLLKDTKGQKMDDQVIALVACYLRGGGSLDQDIVEALDGIPVTYLCDVSPQNLHSIPSSVMWLVKPHDLSKCSQRHLDILYGKACLAFQNVSGQEYFENIRTFLGGASVEDLRALSQQNVSMDLATFKKLQMDVLLELTVPEVQKLLGPHIVGLKTEEDKSPVRDWLFRQQQEELDRLGLGLQGGIPNGYLVLDLNVREAFSSGAPLLGPRFVLACIPALLPALIPS
- the LOC118590000 gene encoding mesothelin-like isoform X2, coding for MASPTVRLLLGSCGSPICCRCLLLFLLSLGWMPLLQVQATKMGQEAALLRAELTSTPDFASLPAGLFLDLTCGDISGLSIKRAQELAMAVRRKNITLQVNQLRCLARRLPKYLTNEELDALPLDLLLFLNPAMFPGQQACAHFFSLISKANVDLLPQRSLERQRLLPAALECQGMHNFQVSEADVQALGGLVCDLPGKFVTKSSEVLLPWLAGCRGPLDQGQEEAVREALRSGRSPYGPPLKWSVSTLDALQGLLSVLDESIVHSIPKDVIAEWLQHISRGPSWLGPKLTAMLPRFRRDTEKKACPPGREPQKVDENLIFYLNWELEACVDGVMLATQMDLVNEIPFTYEQLNIFKHKLDKTYPQGYPESLIQQLGHFFRYISPEDIRQWNVTSPETVKTLLKDTKGQKMDDQVIALVACYLRGGGSLDQDIVEALDGIPVTYLCDVSPQNLHSIPSSVMWLVKPHDLSKCSQRHLDILYGKACLAFQNVSGQEYFENIRTFLGGASVEDLRALSQQNVSMDLATFKKLQMDVLLELTVPEVQKLLGPHIVGLKTEEDKSPVRDWLFRQQQEELDRLGLGLQGGIPNGYLVLDLNVREAFSSGAPLLGPRFVLACIPALLPALIPS